From Longimicrobium sp., one genomic window encodes:
- a CDS encoding branched-chain amino acid ABC transporter substrate-binding protein, with protein sequence MLALALALGGCKGAGGGGDVTFALAGPLKQGYGIATKQGADLAVKEINAAGGINGRNLVLLARDDGADAHTAISIAAELVRDAKVVALAGPVNSGTTIASAPLYNGESDSVRGRLPEVATTATSPAVSRLGDWTYRVASSDSANAVALAATARGMAQNVAILYTNDDYGRGLAGSFRDALLKAGGTVAEYDPFNDSTADFSPYLKRMQSRGVQVVFIAGLDVAGGIIIRQARQLGMQARFIGGDGLVPLAGQGPTYDGTLVGLLYHPAANDRAKAFAAAYRQAYGSDPDPFAAAAYDAVNLLAAAAKANGASREGIQRYLHTLGQPGGAQAFQGATGEIRFDRNGDPEQKAFAVGVITNGTIQLSNGTR encoded by the coding sequence GGCGGAGGCGACGTGACCTTCGCGCTGGCGGGGCCGCTGAAGCAGGGATACGGCATCGCCACCAAGCAGGGCGCCGACCTGGCGGTGAAGGAGATCAACGCCGCCGGGGGGATCAACGGCCGCAACCTGGTGCTGCTGGCCCGCGACGACGGCGCCGACGCGCACACCGCCATCTCCATCGCCGCCGAGCTGGTGCGCGACGCCAAGGTGGTGGCGCTGGCCGGGCCGGTGAACTCGGGGACGACCATCGCCTCGGCGCCCCTCTACAACGGCGAGTCCGACAGCGTGCGCGGCCGGCTCCCCGAGGTGGCGACCACGGCCACCTCGCCCGCCGTGAGCCGGCTGGGCGACTGGACCTACCGCGTGGCCTCGTCGGACTCGGCCAACGCGGTGGCGCTGGCGGCCACGGCGCGGGGGATGGCGCAGAACGTGGCCATCCTGTACACCAACGACGACTACGGCCGCGGGCTGGCGGGAAGCTTTCGCGACGCGCTGCTGAAGGCGGGCGGCACGGTGGCCGAGTACGACCCGTTCAACGACTCGACCGCCGACTTCTCGCCCTACCTGAAGCGGATGCAGTCGCGCGGGGTGCAGGTGGTGTTCATCGCCGGGCTGGACGTGGCCGGGGGGATCATCATCCGCCAGGCGCGGCAGCTGGGGATGCAGGCCCGCTTCATCGGCGGCGACGGGCTGGTCCCCCTGGCCGGGCAGGGGCCGACGTACGACGGGACGCTCGTCGGCCTCCTCTATCACCCCGCCGCGAACGACCGCGCGAAGGCCTTCGCCGCCGCGTACCGGCAGGCGTACGGGAGCGACCCCGACCCCTTCGCCGCGGCGGCGTACGACGCGGTGAACCTGCTGGCGGCGGCCGCGAAGGCGAACGGCGCGTCGCGAGAGGGGATCCAGCGCTATCTCCACACGCTCGGGCAGCCCGGCGGCGCGCAGGCGTTCCAGGGCGCCACGGGCGAGATCCGCTTCGACCGGAACGGCGACCCCGAGCAGAAGGCGTTCGCCGTGGGCGTCATCACGAACGGAACCATCCAGCTTAGCAACGGCACTCGATGA